From the genome of Phytohabitans rumicis, one region includes:
- a CDS encoding DUF6401 family natural product biosynthesis protein, whose product MTGLFSAFTSRAATRSARTALTALMSAIGADGLDAAARHPGLLAAVDQHAAAIRDSLFGDLRPLTAIHLAGYAEGVRDAAAEHGWHLPETPVDWHTPDWVLTRLLAVCHLAR is encoded by the coding sequence ATGACCGGGCTGTTCAGCGCCTTCACGTCGCGCGCCGCCACTCGTTCCGCGCGCACCGCGCTCACCGCCCTGATGTCGGCTATCGGCGCCGACGGCCTGGACGCCGCCGCCCGCCATCCCGGCCTACTGGCCGCCGTCGACCAGCACGCGGCCGCCATCCGCGACAGCCTCTTCGGCGACCTGCGGCCGCTGACCGCGATCCACCTCGCCGGGTACGCCGAAGGCGTGCGCGACGCCGCCGCCGAGCACGGCTGGCACCTCCCCGAGACCCCGGTGGACTGGCACACGCCGGACTGGGTCCTGACCCGCCTGCTCGCCGTCTGCCACCTCGCCCGGTGA
- a CDS encoding MFS transporter — protein MNWMHAFFGLGVAIGPLIMTAVLSAGLSWRWGYGVVAAAQAVLATAFVLTVRNWAAHRAAPADGGPPVRVPIRDTLVIPAVWLGALAFGVYVAVEVAAGLWAYTLLTEGRDIGPAVAGVCVSAYWASLFLGRVVQGVVAERVGSGQVLWASLAGMAGGAVLVALPAPGWVAAAGLAVIGFAAAPVFPLMTLTTADRVGDAHADRAIGVQLGASALGGALLPGLVGVLISRVDVEALGPSLVAMSLLLMLLYAASARRQAVPR, from the coding sequence ATGAACTGGATGCACGCGTTCTTCGGGCTCGGCGTCGCGATCGGCCCGCTGATCATGACCGCGGTGCTGTCCGCGGGCCTGTCCTGGCGCTGGGGGTACGGCGTGGTCGCCGCCGCCCAGGCGGTGCTCGCCACCGCGTTCGTGCTGACGGTGCGCAACTGGGCCGCCCACCGCGCGGCCCCGGCGGACGGTGGTCCGCCGGTGCGGGTGCCGATCCGGGACACGCTCGTCATCCCCGCCGTCTGGCTGGGCGCCCTCGCGTTCGGCGTGTACGTCGCCGTGGAGGTGGCGGCGGGCCTCTGGGCGTACACGCTGCTGACCGAGGGGCGCGACATCGGCCCGGCGGTGGCCGGCGTGTGCGTGTCCGCGTACTGGGCCAGCCTCTTCCTGGGCCGGGTGGTCCAGGGCGTGGTCGCCGAACGCGTCGGCAGCGGCCAGGTGCTGTGGGCCAGCCTCGCCGGGATGGCGGGCGGCGCGGTGCTGGTCGCCCTGCCGGCGCCGGGCTGGGTCGCCGCCGCCGGCCTGGCGGTCATCGGCTTCGCGGCCGCCCCGGTCTTCCCGCTGATGACGCTGACCACCGCCGACCGGGTGGGCGACGCGCACGCGGACCGGGCGATCGGCGTACAACTGGGGGCGTCGGCCCTCGGCGGCGCGCTGCTGCCGGGCCTGGTCGGCGTGCTCATCAGCCGGGTGGACGTCGAGGCGCTCGGGCCCTCGCTGGTGGCGATGTCGCTGCTTCTGATGCTGCTGTACGCCGCCTCCGCCCGTCGGCAAGCAGTTCCGCGTTGA
- a CDS encoding phytoene desaturase family protein, translating to MTIVDAVVVGAGHNGLVAANLLADAGWDVLVLEAAATPGGAIRSAEVTAPGYLSDLYSSFYPLGYASPVMRRLRLTDHGLAWRHAPDVLTHLLPDGRAATLNRRPETTAASVEAFAAGDGARWLDAYAEWRAISDRLLAALFTPFPPVVGTAGLLRRLRVAGALRMARRLILPVRRLSDELFRGEGAAALLAGCALHTDLSTEDAGSGVYGWLLAMLGQERGWPVPIGGAQRITEALVARLRVRGGRIEYGVRVDRVLTARGRAVGVSTVDGRRWQARRAVLADVPAPALYLDLVGAAQLPPRLVEELAHFRWDGSTVKVDWALSAPMPWKNRAAAGAGTIHVGGDLNGLTRYAAALACGEVPEDPFLIIGQLTTTDPSRSPAGTESLWGYTHLPFRREWSADDVLAHVERMEAVLEDHAPGFGRLVVGRHVAGPADLERANPSLVGGAIGGGTSSAYQQLFLRPVPGLGRADTPVDRLFLASSSAHPGGGVHGGPGANAARAALARDRALTGDAYRLAVSAAHRAIYR from the coding sequence GTGACGATCGTTGACGCGGTGGTGGTCGGCGCGGGGCACAACGGCCTCGTCGCCGCCAACCTGCTGGCCGACGCCGGGTGGGACGTGCTCGTGCTGGAGGCCGCCGCCACGCCCGGCGGCGCGATCCGGTCCGCGGAGGTCACCGCGCCCGGCTACCTGAGCGACCTCTACAGCTCGTTCTACCCGCTCGGGTACGCCTCGCCGGTCATGCGCCGCCTCCGGCTCACCGACCACGGGCTGGCCTGGCGGCACGCGCCCGACGTGCTCACCCACCTGCTGCCCGACGGCCGCGCCGCGACGCTCAACCGCAGGCCGGAGACCACCGCGGCCTCCGTCGAAGCGTTCGCCGCCGGTGACGGGGCGCGCTGGCTCGATGCGTACGCCGAGTGGCGCGCCATCTCCGACCGCCTGCTGGCGGCGCTGTTCACGCCGTTTCCGCCGGTGGTCGGCACGGCGGGGCTGCTGCGCCGGCTGCGGGTGGCCGGGGCGCTGCGGATGGCCCGCCGCCTCATCCTGCCGGTCCGCAGGCTGAGCGACGAGCTCTTCCGCGGCGAGGGCGCCGCCGCGCTGCTGGCGGGCTGCGCCCTGCACACCGATCTGTCCACCGAGGACGCCGGCAGCGGCGTCTACGGCTGGCTCCTGGCCATGCTGGGCCAGGAGCGCGGCTGGCCGGTCCCGATCGGCGGCGCGCAGCGCATCACCGAGGCGCTCGTCGCGCGCCTGCGGGTTCGCGGCGGTCGCATCGAGTACGGCGTACGCGTCGACCGGGTCCTGACCGCGCGTGGCCGTGCGGTGGGTGTGTCCACCGTGGACGGCCGGCGCTGGCAGGCTCGCCGGGCGGTGCTCGCCGACGTGCCCGCGCCCGCCCTCTACCTGGACCTGGTCGGCGCGGCCCAGCTGCCGCCCCGCCTGGTGGAGGAGCTGGCCCACTTTCGCTGGGACGGCTCGACCGTCAAGGTGGACTGGGCGCTGTCGGCCCCCATGCCGTGGAAGAACCGGGCCGCCGCCGGCGCCGGCACCATCCACGTCGGCGGCGACCTCAATGGACTGACCCGCTACGCAGCCGCGCTGGCCTGCGGTGAGGTGCCCGAGGACCCGTTCCTCATCATCGGACAGCTGACGACCACCGACCCGAGCCGCTCGCCGGCCGGCACGGAGTCGCTGTGGGGATATACGCATCTGCCGTTCCGGCGGGAGTGGTCGGCCGACGACGTGCTCGCCCACGTCGAACGCATGGAGGCGGTGCTGGAGGACCATGCCCCGGGGTTTGGCCGGCTCGTCGTCGGGCGGCACGTCGCCGGCCCGGCCGACCTGGAGCGGGCGAACCCGAGCCTGGTGGGCGGCGCGATCGGCGGCGGTACGTCTTCGGCGTACCAGCAGCTCTTCCTGCGCCCGGTGCCCGGCCTGGGGCGCGCGGACACGCCCGTCGACCGGCTCTTCCTTGCCAGCTCGTCGGCGCACCCGGGTGGGGGAGTGCACGGCGGCCCCGGCGCCAACGCCGCCCGCGCCGCCCTGGCCCGGGATCGCGCGCTGACCGGCGACGCGTACCGGCTCGCGGTGTCGGCCGCGCACCGCGCCATCTACCGCTAG
- a CDS encoding MFS transporter: MSTTRTPTRGSTLLLAYFAFVSLGLPDGLLGVGWPSISEDFDVPRESVGLLLALGTAGYLSSSVAAGFTIARLGVGRLLAGSTALCSIALATYAMSPALALMVVFALVLGLGGGAIDSGLNAYAAAAFGPAT; the protein is encoded by the coding sequence GTGTCGACCACCCGGACCCCGACCCGCGGGTCAACGCTGCTGCTCGCCTACTTCGCCTTCGTCAGTCTGGGGCTGCCGGACGGCCTGCTCGGCGTGGGCTGGCCGTCGATCAGCGAAGACTTCGACGTGCCGCGGGAGTCGGTCGGGCTGCTGCTCGCGCTCGGCACGGCCGGCTATCTGAGCTCCAGCGTGGCGGCCGGGTTCACCATCGCGCGGCTGGGCGTGGGGCGGCTGCTGGCCGGCAGCACCGCGCTGTGCAGCATCGCGCTCGCGACGTACGCGATGTCGCCGGCCCTCGCCCTGATGGTCGTCTTCGCGCTGGTGCTCGGCCTGGGCGGCGGGGCGATCGACTCGGGGCTCAACGCGTACGCGGCGGCGGCCTTCGGCCCCGCCACATGA
- a CDS encoding ABC transporter permease, translating to MNATELPVGPLLAGVLVALTAYAAIGAYAGKLGTGKAVVTASIRATVQLIAVSAVIVAVLRHGLLTVAFVTLMYVVATLTSARRVAENWSAWWIPAAAIATGVVPVLVLLLASGLVPLRGISVVPIAGILIGGAMTATSLAGRRARDELRTRHGEYEAGLALGLLRRDAALEICRPTAATALVPALDQTRTVGLVTLPGAFVGVLLGGASPVQAGAIQLLVLIGLLAVEVAAIIVTIEGVCASGRV from the coding sequence GTGAACGCTACTGAGCTTCCGGTTGGGCCACTATTGGCGGGCGTCCTTGTTGCGCTGACCGCGTACGCGGCGATCGGCGCGTACGCCGGGAAGCTCGGCACCGGCAAGGCCGTCGTGACCGCGTCGATCCGGGCGACCGTGCAGCTCATAGCGGTTTCCGCCGTCATCGTCGCGGTGCTGCGCCACGGGCTGCTCACGGTGGCGTTCGTCACGCTGATGTACGTGGTGGCCACGCTGACCTCCGCGCGGCGCGTCGCCGAGAACTGGTCGGCGTGGTGGATACCGGCGGCCGCCATCGCGACCGGGGTGGTACCGGTGCTGGTCCTGCTCCTCGCCTCGGGGTTGGTGCCACTGCGGGGCATCTCGGTCGTACCCATCGCGGGCATCCTGATCGGCGGCGCGATGACCGCGACCTCGCTCGCCGGCCGGCGGGCCCGCGACGAGCTGCGCACCCGCCACGGCGAGTACGAGGCCGGGCTGGCTCTCGGCCTGCTGCGGCGCGACGCGGCCCTGGAGATCTGCCGGCCCACGGCGGCGACCGCGCTGGTCCCGGCGCTGGATCAGACCCGGACGGTCGGCCTGGTCACACTGCCGGGGGCGTTCGTCGGTGTGCTGTTGGGCGGCGCCAGCCCGGTGCAGGCCGGCGCTATCCAACTGCTGGTGCTCATCGGCCTGCTGGCCGTGGAGGTGGCCGCGATCATCGTGACGATCGAGGGGGTGTGCGCGAGCGGCCGCGTTTGA
- a CDS encoding anti-sigma factor RsbA family regulatory protein codes for MIMRHEAMFYADDEDYLVGVREFIDGGLAAGDPVLVAVPAPRLQLIRRALGAAASRVRLLDMARAGRNPGRIIPAVLHAFVSEHAGRWARIIGEPIWPGRPADVYPRCVQHEALINLALADRRATILCPYDIAGLEPAAVADAVRTHPFLVESGTRRASDGYTAPESVVASFNRPLPEPSDPPAVLIFDTGELPAVRRFVVTIAELAGMRDERLDDLLVAVNELATNAVTHGLGPATLRVWRDGDGLVCEVRDGGQMTDVLAGRIPPAHHSEGGRGLMLVNLLSDAVHIHTLRTSTTVRFHMAVNGVG; via the coding sequence ATGATCATGCGGCACGAGGCCATGTTCTACGCGGACGACGAGGACTACCTCGTTGGCGTCCGCGAGTTCATCGATGGTGGTCTTGCGGCTGGCGACCCGGTCCTGGTCGCCGTGCCGGCGCCCCGCCTCCAACTGATCCGCCGCGCCCTGGGCGCCGCCGCGAGCCGGGTACGGCTCCTGGACATGGCGCGCGCCGGGCGCAACCCCGGTCGCATCATCCCCGCCGTGCTGCACGCCTTCGTCAGCGAGCACGCCGGCCGGTGGGCCCGGATCATCGGGGAGCCGATCTGGCCCGGCCGCCCCGCCGACGTCTACCCCCGGTGCGTCCAGCACGAGGCGCTCATCAACCTGGCCCTCGCGGACCGCCGCGCCACCATCCTGTGCCCGTACGACATCGCCGGGCTCGAGCCGGCGGCGGTCGCGGACGCCGTCCGCACCCACCCGTTCCTGGTCGAGTCGGGTACGCGCCGAGCCAGCGACGGGTACACGGCGCCCGAGTCGGTGGTGGCCTCGTTCAACCGGCCGCTGCCCGAGCCGTCCGATCCGCCCGCCGTGCTGATCTTCGACACGGGTGAGCTGCCGGCCGTCCGGCGGTTCGTGGTCACCATCGCCGAGCTTGCCGGCATGCGCGACGAACGCCTCGACGACCTGCTCGTGGCCGTCAACGAGCTGGCGACCAACGCGGTGACCCATGGCCTGGGTCCGGCCACGCTGCGGGTCTGGCGCGACGGCGACGGCCTGGTCTGCGAGGTGCGCGACGGCGGCCAGATGACGGACGTGCTCGCTGGGCGCATCCCGCCGGCGCACCACAGCGAGGGCGGCCGCGGGCTGATGCTGGTCAACCTGCTCTCCGACGCCGTGCACATCCACACTCTCCGGACATCCACGACGGTGCGCTTCCATATGGCGGTGAACGGCGTCGGTTAG
- a CDS encoding YihY/virulence factor BrkB family protein yields the protein MGVGVVAGMFATASQILVRAAKGFMKDNGTDWAAALTYYAVLAIFPALIVIVALVGLVSEGEQTVDTIVDIATDLGAGSVAANDSVVNTINDVVTKQDSPSVLLSFGLIGALWSASGYVGAFTRASNAIYGVEEDRPVYKLRPLQLLITATALVLLAVVAVILIVSGPVTDAIGNALGAGDAARTAWSILKWPVLVAVMMLLLSLMFWIAPNVRQPRFRWLTIGGFVTLLVWAISSFGFGLYVANFGSYDATYGTLGGIIAFLVWLYLSNCAVILGVEVNAELLADGRRRRTAASEAATSPPARARAPRRPPG from the coding sequence GTGGGTGTGGGGGTAGTGGCGGGCATGTTCGCCACCGCGTCGCAGATCCTGGTCCGGGCCGCCAAGGGCTTCATGAAGGACAACGGCACCGACTGGGCGGCCGCGCTGACGTACTACGCCGTGCTGGCCATCTTTCCCGCCCTCATCGTCATCGTCGCGCTCGTCGGTCTGGTGTCCGAGGGCGAGCAGACCGTCGACACCATCGTCGACATCGCCACCGACCTCGGCGCCGGATCCGTGGCGGCGAACGACAGCGTCGTGAACACGATCAACGACGTGGTGACCAAGCAGGACTCGCCGAGCGTGCTGCTGAGCTTCGGTCTGATCGGAGCGCTGTGGTCCGCGTCCGGCTACGTCGGCGCGTTCACCCGGGCCTCCAACGCGATCTATGGGGTCGAGGAGGACCGCCCGGTCTACAAGCTGCGCCCGCTCCAGCTCCTGATCACCGCGACGGCCCTGGTCCTGCTCGCGGTCGTCGCCGTCATCCTGATCGTCAGCGGCCCGGTCACCGACGCGATCGGCAACGCGCTGGGCGCCGGCGACGCCGCCCGGACCGCCTGGTCGATCCTGAAGTGGCCGGTGCTCGTGGCGGTGATGATGCTGCTGCTGTCGCTGATGTTCTGGATCGCGCCGAACGTGCGCCAGCCGCGGTTCCGCTGGCTCACCATCGGCGGGTTCGTGACGCTCCTGGTCTGGGCGATCTCGTCGTTCGGCTTCGGGCTCTACGTGGCGAACTTCGGCTCGTACGACGCCACGTACGGGACGCTGGGCGGGATCATCGCGTTCCTGGTGTGGCTCTACCTGTCCAACTGCGCGGTCATACTCGGCGTCGAGGTCAACGCGGAACTGCTTGCCGACGGGCGGAGGCGGCGTACAGCAGCATCAGAAGCAGCGACATCGCCACCAGCGAGGGCCCGAGCGCCTCGACGTCCACCCGGCTGA
- a CDS encoding glycerophosphodiester phosphodiesterase family protein: protein MKKLSVALAGALILTLLPGAAQAHGRTDFDLQAHRGGLGLRVESTLASFGNALRLGVSTLELDVQITEDGQAVVTHDRRVSGAKCADTGPAVPGDPEFPYVGKYVNTLTLAQVRTLDCGGKTILPGQLAVPGARLPLLREVFALVKRYGASGVKLNVETKVEAGAPSETAPRERFVQVTAREIRAAGLLKQVTIQSFDWGALMRMRQVEPRLPLVALTNYDFLQTGQPGASPWLGGIDIDDFGGDPIKAIKSFGATTFSPVHGFPQGGSVTDPAYRPYVTKQMVEHAHRHGIKVVPWTIDDVPTMGKLIDDGVDGIITDYPDRLRGLLAQRGFKLPRGYAAPFDIQGHRGARAVRPENTLPAFEYALANRAVSTLELDTGVTQDGHLVVIHDRTINGSHCVDTAPAWSGDPEFPYVGKRVHDLTLRQLKTIDCGSKTLPEFPAQVAVPGARIPTLDEVFSLVRSSGRSDVRLNIETKISPTVADTVPADAFARKLVSSLRRAGFVDRATIQSFDWRTLIEARRLDRRVQTVALVWQYGPAECASIADECSLQAAYGDPSVKSPWTGGLDWWKYQDLGKLVRAAGATTVSSNWQVHDPAQVLSASPDWYLRTNPAYFHGPTVPVLQKRYGLAVVPYTVNDPAVMQRVIDLGVDGIITDDPDALVAVAIKNGLR from the coding sequence GTGAAGAAGCTGAGTGTGGCGCTGGCCGGCGCCCTGATTCTGACCCTCCTGCCCGGTGCCGCGCAGGCGCACGGGCGGACCGACTTCGACCTGCAGGCCCATCGCGGCGGCCTCGGGCTGCGGGTGGAGAGCACGCTCGCCTCCTTCGGGAACGCGTTGCGGCTCGGCGTGAGCACGCTGGAGTTGGACGTGCAGATCACCGAGGACGGTCAGGCGGTGGTGACGCACGACCGCCGCGTGTCCGGCGCGAAGTGCGCCGACACCGGGCCCGCCGTTCCGGGCGACCCCGAGTTTCCGTACGTCGGCAAGTACGTCAACACGCTGACCCTGGCGCAGGTGCGGACGCTGGACTGTGGCGGCAAGACCATCCTGCCGGGGCAACTCGCCGTGCCGGGCGCCCGGTTGCCGCTGCTGCGCGAGGTGTTCGCGCTGGTGAAGCGGTACGGCGCCAGCGGCGTCAAGCTCAACGTGGAGACCAAAGTGGAGGCCGGCGCGCCGAGCGAGACGGCGCCGCGGGAGCGGTTCGTGCAGGTGACCGCGCGGGAGATCCGGGCGGCCGGGCTGCTGAAGCAGGTGACGATCCAGAGTTTCGACTGGGGCGCGCTGATGCGGATGCGCCAGGTCGAGCCGCGCCTGCCGCTGGTTGCTCTCACCAACTACGACTTCCTGCAGACCGGGCAGCCGGGCGCGTCGCCGTGGCTGGGCGGCATCGACATCGACGACTTCGGCGGCGACCCGATCAAGGCGATCAAGTCGTTCGGTGCGACCACGTTCTCGCCGGTGCACGGCTTCCCGCAGGGCGGCTCGGTGACCGACCCGGCGTACCGGCCGTATGTGACCAAGCAGATGGTCGAGCACGCGCACCGCCACGGCATCAAGGTGGTGCCGTGGACCATCGACGACGTACCGACGATGGGCAAGCTGATCGACGACGGCGTGGACGGCATCATCACCGACTACCCGGACCGCCTGCGCGGGCTGCTCGCCCAGCGCGGGTTCAAGCTGCCGCGCGGCTACGCCGCCCCGTTCGACATCCAGGGCCACCGCGGCGCGCGGGCGGTGCGGCCGGAAAACACACTGCCGGCATTCGAGTACGCGCTGGCGAACCGGGCCGTGTCCACATTGGAGCTCGACACGGGGGTCACGCAGGACGGTCACCTGGTGGTCATCCACGACCGGACGATCAACGGCTCGCACTGCGTCGACACCGCGCCGGCGTGGTCGGGTGACCCGGAGTTCCCGTACGTCGGCAAGCGGGTGCACGACCTGACGCTGCGCCAGCTCAAGACCATCGACTGCGGATCGAAGACACTGCCGGAGTTTCCGGCGCAGGTGGCCGTGCCGGGGGCGCGGATCCCGACGCTGGACGAGGTCTTCTCGCTCGTGCGCTCCTCGGGCCGGTCGGACGTACGGCTGAACATCGAAACCAAGATCAGCCCGACGGTGGCGGACACGGTTCCCGCGGACGCCTTCGCCCGGAAGCTGGTTTCCTCGCTGCGGCGCGCCGGGTTCGTCGACCGCGCCACGATCCAGTCGTTCGACTGGCGCACGCTCATCGAGGCCCGCCGGCTGGACCGCCGCGTACAGACCGTCGCCCTGGTCTGGCAGTACGGGCCGGCCGAGTGCGCCTCGATCGCCGACGAGTGCTCGCTGCAGGCGGCGTACGGCGACCCTTCGGTGAAGAGCCCGTGGACCGGCGGGCTGGACTGGTGGAAGTACCAGGACCTGGGCAAGCTCGTACGGGCCGCCGGGGCCACCACCGTCTCGTCGAACTGGCAGGTGCACGACCCGGCGCAGGTGCTGTCGGCGTCGCCGGACTGGTACCTGCGGACCAACCCGGCGTACTTCCACGGCCCGACGGTGCCCGTGCTCCAGAAGCGGTACGGCCTGGCGGTCGTGCCGTACACGGTCAACGACCCGGCGGTCATGCAGCGCGTGATCGACCTGGGCGTGGACGGCATCATCACGGACGACCCGGACGCGCTGGTGGCGGTAGCGATCAAGAACGGCCTGCGCTGA
- a CDS encoding putative bifunctional diguanylate cyclase/phosphodiesterase translates to MRPVERFARAWGQAVHDASYVLLTRAEREAFFLDLSERLAQALTADPFDAVGGYRVGVDLANTAAIAPEGLGRTVTMLTTRLLSTLDLSGVVSRERLAALVEALTMGYTATLHDRTLDQQDSLRRADITARSEAERALRRSEERLRHAALHDALTGLPNRTQLSHWLSELRTDASAPGRFGLCLIGVDRVRAVNNSLGYAAGDRLLRAVAERLSQVPDAVACHLGGDEFALLIRGTTNAEDAAKLADRALVLLRAPFEVDGHELPVAASAGVVERAVGDGDPVDAIRAAAMALHWAKDDGRDRWRVFDDEQNARDVARYRLSAEMPGALARGEFALAYQPMVDLTTGAVVAVEGLARWAHPELGRLLPGRFIGLAEDSGFILPLGMHLLEQACRQAMQWQNVRPAAPVVSVNLAARQLCYPGLAAEVAAVLDRVGLPSHRLQLEITENDVMTAEGDAVRNLHALAGLGVRVVLDDFGTGYCGLAYLRSLPVHGIKVARPFVAGLDHHGATGRTDEAILTSLVHLGHTLDLSVTAEGIETSHQLDRLRAIGCDVGQGWLLGRPAPAGHLFTAT, encoded by the coding sequence ATGAGGCCGGTGGAGCGGTTCGCGCGGGCGTGGGGCCAGGCGGTCCACGACGCCAGCTACGTGCTGTTGACGCGGGCCGAGCGGGAGGCGTTCTTTCTCGACCTCAGCGAGCGGCTGGCGCAGGCGCTGACCGCCGACCCGTTCGACGCGGTCGGCGGCTACCGGGTCGGCGTCGACCTCGCCAACACGGCCGCGATCGCGCCCGAAGGGCTCGGGCGCACGGTCACCATGCTCACCACCCGCCTACTGTCCACTCTGGACCTGTCCGGTGTGGTCAGTCGCGAGCGCCTGGCCGCGCTCGTCGAGGCGCTCACCATGGGCTACACCGCGACCCTGCACGACCGGACCCTGGACCAGCAGGACTCGCTGCGCCGGGCCGACATCACCGCCCGCTCCGAGGCGGAGCGGGCGCTGCGGCGCAGCGAGGAGCGGCTGCGGCACGCGGCGCTGCACGACGCGCTGACCGGCCTGCCCAACCGGACACAGCTGAGCCATTGGCTGAGCGAACTGCGGACGGACGCCTCCGCGCCGGGCCGCTTCGGCCTCTGCCTCATCGGCGTCGACCGGGTCCGCGCGGTCAACAACAGCCTCGGGTACGCCGCTGGCGACCGCCTGCTGCGGGCGGTCGCCGAGCGGCTGTCGCAGGTGCCGGATGCCGTCGCGTGTCACCTGGGCGGCGACGAGTTCGCGCTGCTGATCCGGGGCACCACCAACGCCGAGGACGCGGCGAAGCTGGCCGACCGGGCGCTCGTGCTGCTCCGCGCACCGTTCGAAGTGGACGGCCACGAGCTGCCGGTCGCGGCGAGCGCCGGCGTGGTGGAGCGCGCGGTGGGCGACGGCGACCCGGTGGACGCGATCCGCGCCGCCGCGATGGCGCTGCACTGGGCCAAGGATGACGGCCGGGACCGGTGGCGCGTCTTCGACGACGAGCAGAACGCCCGCGACGTGGCCCGCTACCGGCTCTCGGCGGAGATGCCGGGCGCCTTGGCGCGGGGCGAGTTCGCGCTGGCGTACCAGCCGATGGTCGACCTGACGACCGGCGCGGTCGTCGCGGTGGAAGGGCTGGCCCGGTGGGCACACCCCGAGCTGGGCCGGCTGCTGCCGGGACGGTTCATCGGCCTGGCCGAAGACTCCGGGTTCATCCTGCCGCTGGGCATGCACCTGCTGGAGCAGGCGTGCCGCCAGGCGATGCAATGGCAAAACGTGCGACCCGCGGCGCCCGTCGTTAGCGTCAACCTGGCCGCCCGGCAGCTGTGCTACCCCGGGCTGGCCGCCGAGGTCGCCGCCGTGCTCGACCGGGTGGGCCTGCCGTCGCACCGGCTCCAGCTGGAGATCACCGAAAACGACGTCATGACGGCCGAAGGCGACGCGGTCCGCAACCTGCACGCGCTGGCCGGCCTCGGCGTCCGGGTGGTGCTGGACGACTTCGGCACCGGGTACTGCGGCCTGGCCTACCTGCGCTCCCTGCCGGTGCACGGGATCAAGGTGGCCCGCCCGTTCGTGGCCGGGCTCGACCACCACGGCGCCACGGGCCGCACCGACGAGGCGATCCTGACCTCGCTCGTCCACTTGGGACACACGCTGGACCTGAGCGTCACCGCGGAGGGCATCGAGACCTCGCACCAGCTCGACCGGCTCCGGGCGATCGGGTGCGACGTCGGCCAGGGCTGGCTGCTCGGCCGGCCCGCCCCCGCCGGCCACCTCTTCACGGCAACGTAG
- a CDS encoding SAM-dependent methyltransferase: MTDRPDWAPADVDLNTATLARAYDYLLGGSHNFTADRELARKLTEVFPDAKVQARINRAFLHRAVRHVLDQGIRQFLDIGSGIPTVGNVHEIAQKVDPLARVAYVDIDPVAVAHSQQILATNGYATAIREDFSAPQAILDSPGVRGLIDFDKPVALLLVALLHAVRDERDPYGALQTLKDRLAPGSYLVIGHATHESRPDEFKEASRAIERTPTPLATRTRAEILRFFDGFELVEPGLVWVHEWRPESPDDKPEQLASMNYGGVGRKP, from the coding sequence ATGACCGACCGACCGGACTGGGCACCCGCCGACGTCGATCTCAACACGGCCACCCTGGCCAGGGCGTACGACTATCTGCTCGGCGGCTCGCACAACTTCACCGCCGACCGCGAGCTGGCCCGCAAGCTGACCGAGGTGTTCCCGGACGCCAAAGTACAGGCACGGATAAATCGGGCATTCCTCCACCGCGCTGTGCGGCACGTTCTCGATCAGGGGATCCGGCAGTTCCTCGACATCGGGTCGGGCATCCCGACGGTCGGCAACGTGCACGAGATCGCGCAGAAGGTCGACCCGCTGGCGCGGGTGGCGTACGTCGACATCGATCCGGTCGCCGTCGCGCACAGCCAGCAGATCCTCGCCACCAACGGGTACGCGACGGCGATCCGCGAGGACTTCTCCGCGCCCCAGGCCATCCTCGACAGCCCGGGCGTGCGCGGACTGATCGACTTCGACAAGCCGGTGGCGCTGCTGCTCGTGGCACTGCTGCACGCCGTCCGCGACGAGCGCGACCCGTACGGCGCACTCCAGACGCTCAAGGACCGGCTGGCGCCGGGCAGCTACCTGGTGATCGGGCACGCCACCCACGAGAGCCGCCCCGACGAGTTCAAAGAGGCCAGCCGGGCGATCGAACGGACGCCGACCCCGCTGGCGACGCGTACCCGGGCCGAGATCCTTCGCTTCTTCGACGGCTTCGAGCTGGTCGAGCCCGGCCTGGTCTGGGTGCACGAGTGGCGCCCGGAGTCGCCCGACGACAAGCCGGAGCAGCTCGCCTCGATGAACTACGGGGGCGTAGGGCGCAAGCCATGA